A genome region from Desulfobacteraceae bacterium includes the following:
- the dctP gene encoding TRAP transporter substrate-binding protein DctP, whose amino-acid sequence MKGYLNIVWVGLLGLTLGLTTPSAAATVFKIATLSPEGSFWMEKMREGGLEVARLTQGRVQFRYYPGGVMGDDKAVLRKMRIGQLQGGAVVAGSLYDFFKDCLVYGLPMVFTSFAEVDHVRSHMDGLLLAGLEKGGIVCFGIAEGGFAYIMSREPVRTLDDLTRQRVWAPDNDPTTLKAVREFGITPIPLSLADVRASLQTGLINTVATPPIGAVALQWHTQVRYLLELPLFYIFGTMGVNTRDFRKLSPGDQAVTREVMGRVFREINRQNRQDNVSAMETLRKQGIEFIRPSAQELAQWHAIGADAMHEVVEAGNISPEFMAIFERQLKAARSQNP is encoded by the coding sequence GTGAAGGGATATCTGAACATCGTTTGGGTCGGGCTGCTGGGCCTTACCCTGGGCCTGACGACGCCGTCCGCGGCGGCCACGGTTTTCAAAATCGCGACCCTCTCACCGGAGGGCTCGTTCTGGATGGAAAAAATGCGTGAGGGCGGCCTCGAGGTGGCCCGCCTGACGCAGGGGCGGGTGCAGTTCAGATATTACCCCGGCGGCGTCATGGGCGACGACAAGGCGGTGCTGCGCAAGATGCGCATCGGCCAGCTGCAGGGGGGGGCGGTGGTGGCGGGTAGCCTGTATGATTTCTTCAAGGACTGCCTGGTCTACGGCCTTCCCATGGTCTTTACATCCTTTGCGGAAGTGGATCACGTCCGCAGCCACATGGATGGTCTGCTGCTGGCGGGGCTGGAAAAAGGCGGCATCGTCTGCTTTGGAATCGCCGAAGGGGGCTTCGCCTATATCATGTCCCGTGAGCCGGTGCGAACCCTTGACGACCTCACGCGGCAGCGGGTCTGGGCACCGGACAATGACCCGACGACCCTCAAGGCGGTCCGGGAGTTCGGGATTACCCCGATTCCGCTCTCACTGGCGGACGTGCGCGCCAGCCTCCAGACCGGTCTGATCAACACCGTGGCCACCCCGCCGATCGGCGCCGTCGCCCTGCAGTGGCATACCCAGGTGCGCTACCTGCTGGAGCTGCCGCTTTTCTATATTTTCGGCACGATGGGGGTCAACACGCGGGATTTCCGCAAGCTCTCGCCGGGCGACCAGGCGGTCACGCGCGAGGTTATGGGCCGGGTCTTCCGCGAGATCAACCGGCAGAATCGACAGGACAACGTCAGCGCCATGGAAACTTTGCGCAAGCAGGGGATTGAGTTTATCCGCCCCTCCGCCCAGGAGTTGGCCCAGTGGCACGCCATAGGCGCGGACGCGATGCATGAAGTCGTCGAAGCCGGCAACATCTCACCGGAATTCATGGCCATCTTCGAACGCCAACTGAAGGCCGCCCGATCTCAAAACCCCTAA
- a CDS encoding response regulator, which produces MKNILVVDNHPMLLKFMANLLTRQGHRVVTAQDGLSALEFLEEFRPDVVFLDLVMPHISGKQLCRVIRSMPALENSVVVILSAVAAEENLDCRSLGADACIAKGPFDKLAAHVLEVMRLIEDGRVAALSERIWGREDVVRREITHELLDSRRHFEIILRNMSEGILELNGDARIVAANPAVLRIVDGSEERLLGRRLADLFVGEDRSRITALLARCSQGAVQSPENSPLTLQGRLVSLEIIPVSSPAGGSLVVILKDVTDRKRIERQLEQARKMEAVGTLAGGLAHDFNNLLMGVQGNVSLMLMSIDCGTAHYEKLKSIEKLVQSGAKLTSQLLGYARNGHTDRHPLDLNGLVTEMAALFFRNKHEIRVESCMAADLRPVDADQGQLEQVLMNLFVNAWQAMPQGGQLILKTANVTEGQIRSKVYKPRPGAYVLLSVTDTGVGMDAQIQERIFEPFFTTKDLGRGTGLGLASVYGIVKGHRGYIDVQSAVGQGTTFTLYLPASGRQVVACKPEPETVKGSGTVLLVDDEEVIVEVASGMLKLLNYTVLTARSGSEALSLFTEQRERIDLVILDMIIPDMDGAQIFHRLKGIAPDVKVLLASGYSLKGKAAALLENGCSGFIQKPFNLQALSQKLEAILGAPSPAAADLALRNAS; this is translated from the coding sequence GGCAAACAGCTCTGTCGCGTGATCCGCAGCATGCCGGCGCTGGAAAACAGCGTTGTCGTGATTCTCTCGGCGGTGGCAGCCGAGGAGAACCTCGACTGCCGCAGCCTGGGAGCCGACGCGTGCATTGCCAAGGGGCCTTTCGACAAGCTGGCGGCGCATGTCCTGGAGGTGATGCGCCTGATCGAAGACGGTCGGGTGGCGGCGCTGAGCGAGCGCATCTGGGGCCGCGAGGATGTGGTGCGGCGTGAAATCACCCATGAACTGCTGGATTCACGGCGCCATTTCGAGATTATCCTGCGCAACATGTCCGAGGGGATCCTGGAGCTGAATGGTGATGCCCGCATCGTAGCGGCCAATCCAGCGGTCTTGAGGATCGTCGATGGCAGCGAGGAGCGCCTGCTGGGGAGGCGTCTGGCCGATCTTTTCGTCGGCGAGGACCGCTCCCGGATCACCGCCCTTTTGGCGCGCTGCAGCCAGGGGGCGGTCCAAAGCCCCGAAAACAGCCCGCTGACCCTCCAGGGGCGGTTGGTGAGCCTGGAGATCATCCCGGTTTCCTCCCCTGCTGGCGGGTCGCTGGTGGTCATTCTCAAGGATGTCACCGATCGCAAGCGAATAGAACGCCAGCTGGAACAGGCACGCAAGATGGAGGCGGTCGGGACCTTGGCCGGAGGCCTGGCCCACGATTTCAACAACCTTTTGATGGGGGTCCAGGGCAATGTCTCCCTGATGCTGATGAGCATTGATTGCGGCACGGCCCATTATGAAAAACTCAAAAGCATCGAAAAGCTGGTTCAAAGCGGCGCCAAGTTGACTTCCCAATTGCTGGGTTACGCCCGCAACGGTCACACCGATCGTCACCCCCTGGACCTCAACGGCCTGGTGACTGAGATGGCGGCCCTCTTTTTCCGCAACAAACATGAGATTCGCGTGGAATCGTGCATGGCTGCCGATCTGCGGCCGGTCGACGCCGATCAGGGTCAGCTGGAACAGGTCTTGATGAACCTTTTCGTCAACGCCTGGCAGGCCATGCCCCAGGGGGGCCAGCTGATTCTGAAAACCGCCAACGTCACCGAAGGGCAGATACGCAGCAAAGTCTACAAACCGCGGCCGGGCGCCTACGTCCTGCTCAGCGTGACGGATACCGGTGTCGGCATGGACGCCCAGATCCAGGAGCGGATCTTTGAACCGTTTTTCACCACCAAAGACCTGGGGCGCGGCACCGGGCTCGGCCTGGCCTCGGTCTACGGTATCGTCAAGGGTCACCGTGGCTATATCGACGTCCAATCGGCGGTGGGGCAGGGCACGACCTTCACCCTTTATCTGCCCGCGTCCGGGCGGCAGGTGGTAGCCTGTAAACCCGAACCGGAGACCGTCAAGGGCAGCGGCACGGTGCTGCTGGTGGATGACGAGGAGGTGATTGTCGAGGTCGCTTCCGGCATGCTGAAGCTGCTCAACTACACGGTCCTCACGGCCCGTTCGGGATCCGAGGCGCTGTCGCTTTTCACTGAGCAGCGGGAGCGGATCGACCTGGTGATCCTGGACATGATCATTCCCGACATGGACGGGGCTCAGATTTTCCACCGTTTGAAAGGGATCGCCCCGGACGTCAAGGTGCTGCTGGCAAGCGGCTACAGCCTGAAAGGCAAAGCGGCGGCCCTGCTGGAAAACGGGTGCAGTGGATTTATCCAGAAGCCTTTCAATCTTCAGGCGCTCTCCCAGAAACTCGAAGCCATCCTGGGTGCGCCGTCACCGGCTGCGGCCGACCTTGCATTGCGCAATGCTTCCTGA
- a CDS encoding TRAP transporter TatT component family protein — protein sequence MTTMVQDDTAGRSAPAVAADALCRQVIIGLLLVFWAMGLCGCAALLSNAAADLSDDLAYAITDADDLETVEAGGPAYLLMVDGLIHGNPHNTRLLQAGATLYSAYAGIYVDDEQRAQKMTAKARAYALQAACSRRREWCDLEALDFDGFNRAIGAAQKKDAPLLYDLGAAWAGWIQARQRDWDAIAQISRVEALMQRVVALDEGHQEGGAHLYLGVLATLLPPAMGGEPEKGRAHFERAIALSNGRNLMAKVSFAKHYSRLVFDRDLHDRLLQEVLDASPKAPGHTLLNVVAQQQARELLDSGDDYF from the coding sequence ATGACTACAATGGTTCAAGACGATACCGCCGGCAGGTCTGCGCCCGCCGTAGCCGCCGACGCTCTGTGTCGCCAGGTGATCATAGGGCTGCTGCTGGTCTTTTGGGCGATGGGCCTTTGCGGCTGCGCGGCCCTGCTGTCAAATGCGGCAGCCGATCTTTCCGACGATCTGGCCTATGCCATTACAGACGCCGACGATTTGGAAACTGTGGAGGCCGGCGGGCCGGCCTATCTGCTGATGGTGGACGGCCTGATACACGGCAACCCGCACAATACCCGGCTGCTGCAGGCCGGCGCAACCCTTTACAGCGCCTATGCCGGCATTTACGTGGATGATGAACAGCGCGCCCAAAAAATGACCGCTAAGGCCAGGGCCTACGCCCTGCAGGCGGCCTGCAGCCGCCGTCGGGAGTGGTGCGATCTGGAGGCGCTTGATTTCGACGGCTTCAACCGCGCCATCGGGGCGGCGCAAAAAAAGGACGCGCCGCTGCTCTACGATCTGGGGGCCGCCTGGGCGGGGTGGATTCAGGCCCGCCAGCGGGACTGGGATGCGATCGCCCAGATTTCACGGGTGGAAGCCCTGATGCAGCGGGTGGTGGCGCTGGACGAAGGCCATCAGGAGGGGGGGGCGCACCTTTATCTGGGGGTCCTGGCGACCCTGCTGCCCCCGGCGATGGGGGGCGAGCCGGAGAAGGGCCGCGCCCATTTCGAGCGCGCCATCGCCCTGTCAAACGGCCGCAATCTCATGGCCAAGGTCAGTTTCGCCAAGCACTACAGCCGGCTGGTGTTCGACCGCGACCTGCATGACCGGCTGCTGCAAGAAGTATTGGACGCTTCTCCCAAGGCCCCAGGCCACACGCTGCTGAATGTTGTCGCCCAGCAGCAGGCCCGGGAATTGCTGGACAGCGGGGACGATTATTTCTGA
- a CDS encoding TRAP transporter small permease subunit, whose protein sequence is MRAWLTRSLSLLQRLEDAVLVGLLTVMIALAVAQILLRNLFEGGILWGDLLVRVLVLWLGLLGAMVATRQNQHIRIDIIARFLPERIQRGADALVGFFTAAICAVAAWFGFQFVASEWEFGGLAFAGVPVWLCAAIIPLAFAVIALRYLILTALNLRRSVKPET, encoded by the coding sequence ATGCGCGCCTGGTTGACACGTTCGCTCAGCCTGCTGCAGCGACTGGAGGACGCCGTGCTGGTCGGCCTGCTGACAGTCATGATCGCTTTGGCGGTGGCCCAGATTCTCCTGCGCAACCTCTTCGAGGGGGGGATCCTCTGGGGGGATTTGCTGGTGCGGGTCCTCGTGCTCTGGCTCGGGCTGCTGGGCGCCATGGTGGCGACCCGCCAAAACCAGCACATCCGCATCGACATCATCGCTCGATTCCTGCCCGAGCGGATCCAGCGGGGCGCGGACGCCCTGGTCGGCTTTTTCACCGCAGCGATTTGCGCCGTGGCGGCCTGGTTCGGCTTCCAGTTTGTCGCCTCGGAGTGGGAGTTCGGCGGTCTGGCTTTTGCAGGGGTTCCCGTCTGGCTGTGCGCGGCCATCATCCCCTTGGCCTTTGCCGTCATCGCCCTGCGGTATCTGATCCTGACCGCGCTCAACCTGAGACGCAGCGTAAAGCCCGAAACGTGA